In Helianthus annuus cultivar XRQ/B chromosome 8, HanXRQr2.0-SUNRISE, whole genome shotgun sequence, a single genomic region encodes these proteins:
- the LOC110880485 gene encoding trigger factor-like, with product MDLKRKGRIARGEVVDEDSDRELFGDDEEEDEDDSDEKDDKADDKSDKDDKGDDDNDQGASGLLISEPNIQERVDELMNNELNEQEDEVDHEASSSGKQSVDQVFLSNPTVIFLSGKQQGEVEVKRTRAEMLEELGLEDGKFKFDIEDEIPHSPAKDFEPRYPHEADHYDEVIVESASDSEENRVDFHYEGEDVAFPTFTELF from the coding sequence ATGGAtctaaaaagaaaaggaagaataGCACGTGGAGAGGTTGTGGATGAAGATTCTGATAGAGAGTTGTtcggtgatgatgaagaagaagatgaagatgattctGATGAAAAAGATGATAAAGCTGATGATAAGTCTGATAAAGATGACAAAGGTGATGACGACAATGATCAGGGTGCTTCAGGTTTATTAATCAGTGAACCAAATATTCAAGAAAGAGTAGATGAGCTGATGAATAATGAGCTAAATGAGCAGGAGGATGAAGTTGACCATGAAGCATcatcgtctggaaaacaatctgtTGATCAGGTATTTCTGTCTAACCCTACTGTCATTTTCTTATCTGGTAAACAACAAGGAGAGGTAGAGGTTAAAAGAACTCGGGCTGAAATGTTAGAGGAGTTGGGTTTGGAGGATGGAAAATTTAAATTTGATATTGAAGACGAAATTCCTCACTCACCTGCAAAAGATTTTGAGCCTAGATACCCTCATGAAGCTGATCATTATGATGAAGTGATTGTTGAAAGCGCATCTGATTCAGAAGAAAATAGGGTGGATTTTCATTATGAAGGTGAAGATGTTGCATTTCCTACTTTCACAGAGTTATTCTAG